A single genomic interval of Eleutherodactylus coqui strain aEleCoq1 chromosome 3, aEleCoq1.hap1, whole genome shotgun sequence harbors:
- the RGS21 gene encoding regulator of G-protein signaling 21 yields MEYESLQKLLANKDGLTAFRDFLKSEFSDENIEFWLACEDFKKAKTSSQLAVKANKIYSEYIKTEAPREVNIDHQTRELISQKISQPTVNCFDDAQQLILCLMSKDSFPRFLRSQHYKDLVKKEPNNGQKRWLPF; encoded by the exons ATGGAATATGAGTCCCTGCAAAAACTTCTGGCCAATAAAG ATGGCCTGACTGCATTCAGAGATTTCTTGAAGTCAGAATTTAGTGATGAAAATATTGAATTCTGGTTGGCTTGTGAAGACTTCAAAAAAGCTAAGACTTCCAGCCAACTGGCGGTTAAAGCCAACAAAATAtatagtgaatatattaagactGAGGCTCCACGAGAG GTAAATATTGATCATCAAACAAGGGAGCTGATCTCCCAGAAAATCTCCCAACCAACAGTTAATTGTTTTGACGATGCTCAACAGCTTATTCTGTGTCTGATGTCAAAGGACTCCTTTCCTCGCTTTCTGCGTTCACAGCATTACAAGGACTTGGTGAAGAAGGAACCAAACAACGGACAGAAAAGATGGCTGCCCTTTTAG